GAGGAGATAAGGAACAGCTTTAATAATCAAATTGAGTGTGGAGATGAAGTATTAGGATGGATGATGGCTCGAGATGCTGTGTTTATTCTGGAGTTTTTTGAATGTTCTGACCCATATGGAAACCCTAGATTTCGACAGAATAACCCTTATTTTCATTCAGAAAGTAAGAACCCTTTGTATTTCCCACTTCACGCTGATATATTTAAGCTGGAGAACCAAATACCACTTTTCATTTTGAAAAAAGTTTTGGAATGGCAGATTGGTTCTGAAAGTGAAGCTTTAAACAGGCTTAACATGACAATTTCAAGCGCCTGTAAAAAGTTCTCCCCTTTCAAGGATGTTGGAGATCCTTATCGATTTTCTACACGAGAATGCTACAATGATTTGCTTGATGGAAGACATATACTGGAATGCCTTTATAATTAGACAGTGCCGAAGACATATCCTGCTCACACTACTATATCCATTGAAGATGGTCGTATTGTACCAAGGAGTACCGCTTCTCAGTTTCTTCATCAGATCACATCAAGATTTAGGGGGCTTTTGTTTTTAAAATCAAATCACAAAGCTGGCATAAATCTCCCTACAGCAACAGAATTACAGAGTAAAGGGGTGAAATTCTCTCCTTTCACATGGGCATCCGGAGAGATAAGGTTTGATAGAGTCAGCTCTACATTGTTCCTCCCTTGTATAGAGATGGATTACAGAACAGATGTTTTCTTGAGGAATATGATGGCACTGGAAGCATTCATGGAGTGGAAAAATAGATTGTTTACTTGCTATGCAGACTTGATGGGCAGATTGGTCGACACTCCTGATGATGTTGCACTTCTGAAGAAGAAAGGTATCCTCCATAGTAGTTCAAGTGATAAAGAGATAAGCATTCTGTGGAATGACATCAGCAGATCAAGCAGATCAATCTGGAGGAGCTCATATGATCCTATTGACGATACAATCAAGGATGTAAGTAGTTATTACAGAAGCGGGTTTAGAGTTTTATTTGCTGAGTTTGCACAAGAGCATTTTTCCAAGCCATGGCAAGTTGTATCAGTGGTGGGAGCATTCATGCTCCTGATGAATTTCTTGCAGACATTATTCTCATACCTTCAACTTCAACAAAATGGTGGACGCAAGTGAGCAAAAATTCTCTTTACAGTATTCCATATTTGTGGCTTCAATTCCTACTTTCTGTGATATATTCCCGCTTGTGAGTGCAAGGCCTAGCTAATCGAGTGATAAAAACCATGAACCAGattcaaatatatataaaaattaatttgGTTGTGTGATTAGGACTTCAAAATCATGTGATACATTGTTTCAAGCTGTACATTGAACGCATATGGGTTTCTGTCTGTCCCAAACTATTATTCTTGAGACTGTAGATTCATCTGTTTTTTTTATTCCTGTTCATTAATTCGGATATTTTATATAATTTGGTTTGATAAAAGAGACTGCTTTGTTAGATTATCTAAGCGCCCACAAGTGACAAGCAATAAGACATATTTGTGCTTCCGGCGCAATTTATTGGGATTCTGTACTTAAGTTGTTTTGCAGGAATTGAGATTGCGAGTTTCTCAGAACAGTGATGAATGTCAAAAGCTCGGCTTCACACAAACTTCATCTTTTACGACAGTGGCGTCCATGTCAAAACAGATTATCAATAGTAAAATAACTATGTCTGATTTGTttaacattttgaatcacactttATAATAGTAGAATTTTTACTGCCGTGTGACAATCTTAAAGGATTGAACACGAGGAATCTAAAGTTAGGTTCTGGAATAATAAAGGTAAATTAGGTGAAGAGcactagtagttgagcatgtatcaattgttgtgagggttgttgataccttttgttccaaaaattgaacaaataaaacttattgtttgaaacataaaatatcaatttttgttaggaaatgtaccaatagttgttaggaaatgtactaatattgtaaaatttAACCAATCAgatgatgccatatcagctgcacaactattggggcctcttttgcacgcctattggtctcactttttttttgggctgttttggacaccttggcaaaaagcatgctgatgtggcaccatacttgatgatgtggtgctgaaagcttagttataagcaggggacttgccaagtaagctactataaaaaattgggagagatttgaaatttccatgtaagattttgagaagggcgaagttagggtgctcaactactggtgctcttcccctattttAACTTTTCAAGAAGGATTTGAACCATAGTTGTGAAACCTCACATCTCCCTGTACATCTGAAGCTGCCTAGACTAGTCCATGTCCACTCCACCTCCAAACCAACAATCTCTTCTAAGGTTTTGGGATTTTTTCAAAATCCATTTTCGGTTATTCTGATTAAAAACTTTTACCTtagataagtaggaggtatttttaggtgatgctcataggggtGAAGCACTGGGACTTCtcaggaggtcacccatcccaatactactccagCTCAAACGCACTTAACCacggagttccctccaaggttaaaccaacttagcttgcaaccccatttgcaaaaccttcaacaagtgttgtgccttatgcaccattcattatagagccccttaatCTAAACGTTTACCTTAATCAAAACCATCACCATTCT
The nucleotide sequence above comes from Cryptomeria japonica chromosome 11, Sugi_1.0, whole genome shotgun sequence. Encoded proteins:
- the LOC131051340 gene encoding putative UPF0481 protein At3g02645, which gives rise to MAVPKEAASQWLEQVKNAHRHGEEQGIVSHVHPCIFTIPESLRSERPEAYVPRVVSFGPYHHLKLDLRVYERDKTNLTIQFEKKAKRGTFEDLVKYLISLGEEIRNSFNNQIECGDEVLGWMMARDAVFILEFFECSDPYGNPRFRQNNPYFHSESKNPLYFPLHADIFKLENQIPLFILKKVLEWQIGSESEALNRLNMTISSACKKFSPFKDVGDPYRFSTRECYNDLLDGRHILECLYN